A window of the Candidatus Bathyarchaeia archaeon genome harbors these coding sequences:
- a CDS encoding amylo-alpha-1,6-glucosidase: MSSLPTMKIGSNVLSDTNRALKTEWLVTNGLGGYASSTILGVNTRKYHGLLVAALNPPVDRWVLLTKLDEEIQFGNNRFSFGANETTLGLQPANSVFPDEFSLGPLPTCTFSVDKRFRLKKTVFMPRERNASIIAYEVANTSGETVRVSLSPLINCRGFHSVTTRSLLRWNVRQENSNQLLMAQPSTNASTLLLFSPEGQFNAEPSGWVENFYRAEAERGESSVDDNFRPGAFGLDVASDETRKLSVLAVGGKDERDAENTLWTIYKDEGSIDAVYESELKRKRDLLSDFQKYHNDLDIEGWLKWLILAADAFIVKRELTRTKSVIAGYHWFADWGRDSLISLPGLTLTLGRFEDARQVLQTFSLYCREGLIPNSFPDDPQRVPAYNTVDATLWYFNAILQYLKYTSDFQFVQQAFWPTLESIIDHHVKGTLFGIHVDTDGLLEHDAQLTWMDAAPDGRPVTPRSGKAVEVQALWYNALRIMQILSDRFGQDDKVEIYGRMAEKAQKSFLEKFWHPQMSNLFDVVSASGKDNSLRPNQVLAASLDFTMLDKVKAELIVESVWRQLLTPFGLRTLSSSDPRYAGRYHGDRRKRDMAYHNGTVWPWLLGPFVTALLRLRGHDAHWRNIAFENFLKPLFTVELQRAGLGSISEVFDGDSPHDPRGCIAQAWSVAEPLRAYMEDILLKRPPYEQQIMKSNKV; the protein is encoded by the coding sequence ATGAGCTCCCTGCCCACGATGAAGATTGGGTCAAACGTTCTTTCAGACACGAACAGAGCATTGAAGACTGAGTGGCTGGTGACGAACGGTTTAGGCGGATACGCCTCTTCTACCATTCTAGGAGTCAACACTCGCAAGTATCACGGGCTTCTTGTGGCTGCTCTTAATCCACCTGTTGATCGATGGGTGCTTCTAACTAAGCTTGATGAGGAAATCCAATTCGGCAACAATCGCTTCAGTTTCGGAGCAAATGAAACCACATTGGGATTGCAGCCTGCCAACTCCGTTTTTCCTGATGAGTTTTCCCTTGGTCCATTGCCAACTTGCACTTTCAGTGTTGACAAGCGGTTTAGACTCAAGAAAACTGTTTTCATGCCTCGCGAAAGGAATGCTTCGATCATCGCTTATGAAGTAGCTAACACCTCAGGAGAAACAGTGCGAGTCTCATTGTCGCCTTTGATAAACTGCAGAGGGTTTCACTCAGTTACTACGAGAAGTCTGTTAAGATGGAATGTTAGGCAGGAAAACTCAAATCAGCTTTTAATGGCACAGCCTTCAACGAATGCTTCAACTCTGTTATTGTTTTCCCCGGAAGGACAGTTCAATGCAGAGCCCAGCGGATGGGTTGAAAACTTCTATAGAGCTGAAGCTGAGCGTGGAGAAAGCAGCGTCGACGACAATTTTCGACCGGGGGCTTTCGGCTTAGATGTCGCGTCAGATGAAACTAGGAAACTATCCGTACTGGCAGTTGGAGGCAAGGACGAGCGCGACGCTGAGAATACTCTCTGGACCATCTACAAGGATGAGGGCAGTATTGATGCTGTTTACGAATCAGAGCTGAAAAGGAAAAGAGACCTACTTAGCGACTTCCAGAAGTACCACAATGATCTTGACATAGAGGGCTGGTTGAAATGGTTAATCTTGGCTGCCGACGCCTTTATAGTCAAACGAGAGTTGACGAGAACCAAATCTGTGATTGCTGGCTACCACTGGTTCGCAGATTGGGGTCGCGACTCGTTGATTTCATTGCCAGGACTAACGCTCACTTTAGGAAGGTTTGAAGACGCTAGACAGGTGCTGCAGACTTTTAGCCTGTACTGTCGGGAAGGTTTGATTCCAAATAGCTTTCCTGATGATCCTCAGCGTGTTCCAGCCTACAACACTGTCGACGCAACGCTCTGGTATTTCAACGCTATTTTGCAGTACTTGAAGTATACAAGCGACTTTCAGTTCGTTCAGCAAGCATTCTGGCCTACGCTAGAGTCAATAATTGATCATCACGTGAAAGGCACTTTATTCGGCATCCATGTTGACACCGATGGCTTGTTGGAACATGACGCTCAGTTGACATGGATGGATGCAGCTCCTGACGGAAGACCAGTTACGCCACGTAGCGGCAAAGCCGTCGAGGTCCAAGCGCTGTGGTACAATGCTCTGAGAATCATGCAAATACTCTCCGACCGTTTCGGTCAAGATGACAAGGTTGAAATATACGGAAGAATGGCTGAGAAAGCCCAAAAGAGCTTCTTGGAAAAATTCTGGCATCCACAGATGAGCAACTTGTTCGATGTGGTTAGCGCCTCGGGCAAAGACAACTCGTTGCGACCAAATCAGGTTTTGGCAGCCTCGCTCGACTTTACAATGCTCGATAAAGTGAAGGCTGAGTTGATCGTCGAATCCGTCTGGAGACAGCTATTGACTCCGTTTGGGCTTAGAACATTGTCCAGCAGCGACCCACGATATGCTGGAAGATACCATGGAGACAGGCGGAAACGCGACATGGCGTATCATAATGGCACGGTTTGGCCATGGCTGCTTGGGCCTTTCGTCACAGCTTTGCTCAGACTGCGAGGTCACGACGCTCATTGGCGCAACATTGCTTTTGAGAACTTTCTCAAGCCCTTGTTCACTGTTGAGCTGCAGCGCGCAGGGTTAGGTTCGATTAGTGAGGTCTTTGATGGGGACTCGCCACATGACCCCAGAGGCTGCATCGCTCAGGCTTGGAGCGTAGCTGAGCCATTAAGAGCTTATATGGAAGACATCCTGCTAAAACGACCGCCGTATGAGCAGCAAATCATGAAGTCAAACAAAGTATAG